From a region of the Oscillatoria sp. FACHB-1406 genome:
- a CDS encoding response regulator transcription factor, with amino-acid sequence MKENARKDQKQLLLVDDDPNLILLVKDYLEFRGYEVLTAENGREALEVLEHQVPDMIICDVMMPEMDGYTLVEQIRQDSKVSWIPVLFLSAKGQSQDRVKGLSTGADVYMVKPFEPEELVAQVESSLKQANRLIRHSKGVEVGHKIKVPENVELTPTERKVVQLVAQGLANRDIAIKLEVSQRTVESHVSNMLNKTSLHNRTELARWAIESNMA; translated from the coding sequence ATGAAAGAGAACGCCCGTAAAGACCAAAAACAACTCTTGTTAGTTGATGATGACCCTAACTTGATTTTGTTGGTTAAGGATTATTTAGAGTTTCGAGGTTACGAAGTATTAACCGCAGAGAACGGTAGAGAAGCGCTTGAGGTTCTCGAACATCAAGTTCCGGATATGATTATCTGCGACGTGATGATGCCTGAAATGGATGGGTATACGCTTGTCGAACAGATTCGGCAAGATTCTAAAGTCAGTTGGATTCCAGTTTTATTTCTCTCGGCAAAAGGGCAAAGTCAAGATCGGGTAAAGGGTTTGAGTACGGGTGCAGATGTTTATATGGTTAAGCCCTTTGAACCGGAAGAATTGGTGGCTCAGGTTGAATCTTCCTTGAAGCAAGCCAATCGCTTGATCCGTCACAGTAAGGGAGTTGAAGTCGGTCATAAGATTAAGGTGCCGGAGAATGTGGAGTTAACGCCTACCGAACGGAAAGTCGTTCAGCTTGTCGCTCAGGGATTAGCAAATCGAGATATTGCGATTAAGCTGGAAGTCAGTCAGCGCACGGTGGAAAGTCACGTCTCGAATATGCTCAATAAAACCAGTTTGCACAACCGAACGGAATTAGCGCGTTGGGCGATTGAAAGTAATATGGCTTAG
- a CDS encoding DNA phosphorothioation-associated protein 4: MASSRIRIAKDKAEFVQALVDSPEKTGPFQTYADAIAFAAVWGFHHRKRTPLDSTLSQEPGPISLDVFISRGHYPAIELLAIAQTQNPTILSSFDSSAEAQRVSIFEEYANGGLELLAEELRGAIDYSDRILSILARDRFPTEKSSDEEFDLSRFL; this comes from the coding sequence GTGGCTTCCAGTCGAATTCGCATTGCTAAAGATAAAGCCGAATTTGTCCAAGCTTTAGTAGATTCTCCAGAGAAAACGGGGCCTTTTCAAACTTATGCCGATGCGATCGCATTTGCAGCGGTTTGGGGATTTCACCATCGCAAGAGAACGCCGCTAGATTCTACCTTATCTCAGGAACCCGGGCCGATTAGCCTCGATGTTTTCATCTCTCGGGGTCATTATCCCGCGATCGAACTGCTCGCGATCGCTCAAACGCAAAACCCTACGATTCTCTCTAGTTTCGACTCGAGCGCCGAAGCGCAGCGGGTTAGCATTTTTGAAGAATATGCTAACGGCGGATTAGAACTGCTTGCAGAAGAATTGCGCGGTGCGATCGATTATAGCGATCGCATCCTGTCGATCTTAGCGCGCGATCGCTTCCCCACCGAAAAATCAAGCGACGAAGAATTCGATCTCAGCCGTTTCTTGTAA
- a CDS encoding alpha/beta fold hydrolase yields MSATAIAQPSSFPGIFWQWRGHSIYYVAAGCPQPNRPPLLLVHGFGASTDHWRKNIAELQADFAVYAIDLLGFGRSAKPNLEYSGKLWSEQLRDFIQEVIEQPAVIAGNSIGGYVALCTGANYPETTAGVVLLNSAGPFTEVTETVKETVFQEFIKNGMRSLLLQPWANFLLFQYVRQRWVIRQTLEKVYRDRSAVSDRLVEEIYRPSCDEGAAQVFASVFKSPRGEMNDALLAKLQAPLLLLWGDADPWMNARLRSPKFRQHYPALSEYFLQAGHCPHDEVPQQVNALIREWVSNL; encoded by the coding sequence ATGTCTGCAACTGCGATCGCCCAGCCATCCTCATTTCCGGGAATTTTCTGGCAATGGCGAGGGCATTCCATATACTACGTTGCCGCTGGTTGCCCGCAACCCAACCGCCCGCCCCTGCTTCTCGTGCATGGATTTGGGGCATCGACCGATCATTGGCGTAAAAACATCGCAGAATTGCAAGCGGATTTTGCGGTTTACGCGATCGACTTATTGGGGTTCGGACGTTCGGCAAAACCCAACTTGGAGTATAGCGGCAAGTTGTGGAGCGAGCAACTCCGCGACTTTATCCAAGAGGTTATCGAGCAACCCGCTGTCATTGCTGGTAATTCCATCGGCGGTTACGTGGCGCTGTGTACGGGCGCGAACTATCCCGAAACGACAGCAGGAGTCGTACTCCTTAACAGTGCCGGTCCCTTTACCGAAGTCACCGAAACGGTTAAGGAAACGGTCTTTCAGGAATTTATTAAGAACGGAATGCGATCGCTGCTGCTGCAACCTTGGGCAAATTTCTTGCTCTTTCAATACGTGCGCCAGCGCTGGGTCATTCGTCAAACCTTAGAGAAAGTGTACCGCGATCGCAGTGCCGTGAGCGATCGCCTGGTTGAAGAAATTTATCGTCCTTCCTGCGATGAAGGCGCGGCGCAAGTCTTCGCCTCCGTCTTCAAGAGTCCGCGCGGCGAAATGAACGACGCTTTGCTGGCAAAACTGCAAGCCCCTCTGTTGCTGCTGTGGGGCGATGCCGATCCTTGGATGAACGCCAGACTGCGCAGTCCCAAGTTTCGGCAACATTACCCAGCCCTAAGCGAGTATTTCTTGCAAGCGGGACATTGCCCCCACGACGAAGTACCGCAACAAGTGAACGCCTTAATTCGCGAATGGGTATCGAACCTCTAA
- a CDS encoding filamentous hemagglutinin N-terminal domain-containing protein has translation MNTSHQSNLFVPHPRNSLSLVTLLLAVSTAAPAYSQSIVAAPDGTGTLVTIEGDRFNIGGGTRSGDGSNLFQSFAQFGLSTNQIANFLTTPQIQNILARVVGNDPSVINGLIQVTGGNSNLYLMNPAGIIFGNGASLNVGGDFFATTATGIGFGENRWFNAFGDNNYATLTGNPTQFAFDLSHPSAIVNAGNLNVSDGQNVTLLAGQVINTGSITAPNGNIAIAAVPGSSLIKISQPGSLLSLEVAPPRDSNGAILPFSARDLPQLLAAANGETGLVVDANRRVYTAGGTEIPPEVGTAISTGTLSVAPSVSQPLVPSQIAVIGDRVGIVDNATILAPSGNIRIGGDYQGRGNIPNAKIALVGRNATINADAGTEGNGGRVIVWADDKTAFFGTVNARGGSSSGNGGFVEISGKNNLIFDGNADVSAVGGMNGTILFDPRDIIVVSGASAVDDNQLNDSQILAGDGGNADFTISDTKLRSIVGGTIILKANRDITFNSGLDLGNTAANALKANLDLQASQDININSELAFTGNFGLTANAGRNINTTAFLRTNQAGTGNLDLTAAGDITARLMSTGGSINLVSTGGSINIINAGISTNNAQTGSVNLTAAVDINTHGITAGGGIVLSSTGTNGNINVKGRIDTPFNGTTGVQIEAGNTIDLNDTSLGAIEVIGSGGAISVTSRNGNIIARQNIQSNRGNIALSAATSLDVQEIQTSGGDINLSGGNILANEGVFAFRTNPLDPNATGAVTLQSVNNIDAQNINAEGTVTLNSSQGNIIVRDTIDAREDTAAGVNINAAKDVRVETILAGGNVNIGSTTGNVIIGENTGSTNEIRSSSRVDGGTPGRVAIAAYNGTVTLNGLIRAGKAQKTGDSHIDIAASRFVAINPGTGQLLDTVDSNSSTTVTRPTSLFAFPANVTFIGNVNINSGNVSNITPGLARIVFSDNLQNPTATNSSSIVTGSGAEVIRIVLPRSQNFAVGSAFDPNNPNLSGTAGSINLAVAGIPPTLTVLLENASFTPPDILRQPVTQPPNGDPPTGRNPNPPEPPSPLPPDPTAFNTALSSQGVERSGTPQSTCVGVEREEREGALTPEERCEQPEQKDKPILDTSAVTPQPERDR, from the coding sequence ATGAATACTTCCCACCAGAGCAATCTTTTTGTTCCGCACCCGCGCAACAGTTTGTCTCTCGTTACTCTACTCCTGGCAGTAAGTACGGCTGCACCCGCTTATTCTCAGTCTATCGTCGCCGCACCGGATGGTACGGGAACGCTTGTTACGATTGAAGGCGATCGATTTAACATCGGCGGCGGTACGCGATCGGGAGATGGAAGCAATTTATTTCAAAGTTTCGCTCAATTCGGTCTCAGCACTAACCAAATTGCGAACTTTCTCACCACCCCTCAAATTCAAAATATTCTCGCTCGCGTTGTCGGTAACGATCCTTCTGTTATCAATGGCTTAATTCAAGTTACGGGGGGCAATTCTAACCTGTACTTAATGAATCCTGCCGGGATTATTTTTGGGAACGGGGCGAGTTTGAATGTTGGGGGAGATTTTTTCGCAACAACGGCAACAGGAATTGGTTTTGGGGAGAATCGTTGGTTTAATGCCTTTGGTGACAATAACTACGCAACGCTAACGGGAAATCCGACTCAATTTGCTTTCGATCTTTCACATCCCAGCGCAATTGTCAATGCTGGAAACTTAAACGTTAGCGACGGACAAAACGTAACGCTCCTCGCGGGGCAGGTTATTAATACGGGGAGTATAACTGCACCGAATGGTAATATTGCGATCGCGGCAGTTCCGGGCAGCAGTTTAATCAAAATTTCCCAACCCGGTAGCTTATTGAGCTTAGAAGTCGCCCCTCCGCGCGATTCCAACGGCGCAATTTTGCCCTTTTCTGCCCGCGATTTACCCCAATTGCTTGCGGCTGCCAACGGAGAAACGGGGTTAGTTGTGGATGCGAACAGGCGCGTTTATACCGCCGGAGGAACAGAGATTCCCCCAGAAGTTGGAACCGCGATCTCGACTGGAACTTTGAGCGTCGCCCCCTCAGTCTCTCAGCCCCTTGTTCCCTCACAAATTGCCGTTATTGGCGATCGCGTCGGCATCGTCGATAATGCTACAATCCTTGCACCCAGCGGCAACATTCGCATCGGTGGCGATTACCAAGGGCGCGGCAATATTCCCAATGCAAAGATAGCGCTCGTGGGGAGAAATGCAACGATTAACGCCGATGCGGGAACGGAAGGAAATGGCGGACGAGTTATCGTTTGGGCGGACGACAAAACAGCATTTTTCGGCACGGTTAACGCTCGAGGCGGTAGCAGTTCTGGTAATGGGGGATTTGTCGAGATTTCGGGTAAAAATAACCTGATTTTTGATGGCAATGCTGACGTGAGTGCAGTGGGCGGAATGAACGGAACAATCTTATTCGATCCGAGAGATATTATTGTTGTATCGGGGGCAAGTGCTGTCGATGATAATCAACTGAATGATTCGCAGATTTTAGCCGGAGATGGCGGCAATGCTGACTTTACAATTAGCGATACTAAACTAAGAAGTATTGTAGGCGGAACGATTATTCTGAAAGCCAATCGCGATATTACTTTTAATTCGGGGTTGGATTTGGGGAATACAGCAGCTAATGCTTTAAAAGCTAATCTCGATTTACAAGCAAGTCAAGATATTAACATTAATAGCGAGCTTGCCTTTACCGGGAATTTTGGATTAACGGCTAATGCGGGACGCAATATTAATACAACAGCATTTTTAAGAACGAATCAAGCCGGAACGGGAAATTTAGACTTAACCGCAGCGGGCGATATTACCGCTCGCTTAATGAGTACAGGAGGTTCGATAAACTTAGTGAGTACCGGCGGCAGTATTAATATTATCAACGCAGGAATTAGTACGAACAATGCTCAAACGGGAAGCGTTAACTTAACGGCGGCGGTAGATATCAATACTCACGGCATTACAGCGGGTGGAGGAATTGTTTTAAGCAGTACCGGAACCAATGGCAATATTAATGTGAAAGGACGCATCGATACGCCATTTAATGGGACGACGGGCGTGCAAATTGAAGCGGGAAATACCATTGATTTAAACGATACAAGTTTGGGAGCAATTGAGGTTATTGGATCGGGGGGCGCAATATCGGTAACGAGTCGTAATGGCAATATTATCGCTCGCCAGAATATCCAATCTAATCGCGGGAATATTGCCCTAAGCGCTGCTACGAGCTTAGATGTACAAGAAATCCAAACTTCTGGGGGCGATATCAACTTGAGTGGAGGTAATATTCTTGCGAATGAAGGAGTATTCGCATTCCGAACTAATCCTCTCGATCCGAATGCTACGGGTGCTGTCACCTTACAATCTGTTAACAATATCGACGCACAGAATATTAATGCTGAGGGAACGGTAACATTGAATAGCAGTCAGGGTAACATTATCGTTCGCGATACAATTGATGCCCGCGAAGATACTGCCGCAGGAGTGAATATTAATGCGGCGAAAGATGTGCGAGTTGAGACGATTTTAGCGGGCGGAAATGTCAATATTGGCAGTACAACGGGTAATGTCATTATTGGCGAAAATACGGGCAGTACGAACGAGATTAGAAGTTCTTCCCGCGTTGATGGCGGTACGCCGGGACGGGTTGCGATCGCGGCTTATAACGGTACGGTAACGCTCAACGGCTTAATTCGCGCGGGCAAAGCGCAAAAAACTGGAGACAGTCATATTGACATTGCCGCCTCCCGTTTTGTCGCGATTAATCCCGGCACTGGGCAATTACTCGATACGGTAGATAGTAACAGTTCGACGACAGTAACGCGCCCGACCAGCTTGTTTGCTTTTCCCGCCAACGTGACTTTTATTGGCAACGTGAATATCAACAGTGGGAATGTGAGTAATATTACTCCGGGATTAGCGAGGATTGTGTTTAGCGATAACTTGCAAAATCCCACCGCGACGAATTCATCTTCGATTGTTACTGGAAGCGGGGCGGAAGTGATTCGGATTGTACTACCGCGATCGCAAAATTTTGCCGTCGGTTCTGCCTTCGATCCCAATAACCCCAACCTTAGCGGTACGGCGGGTAGTATTAACCTCGCTGTCGCCGGAATTCCGCCAACACTGACGGTACTGCTAGAGAATGCCTCCTTTACGCCCCCCGACATTCTACGGCAACCTGTCACCCAACCGCCCAACGGGGATCCTCCGACAGGCCGAAATCCAAACCCGCCAGAACCGCCGTCCCCCCTTCCTCCCGATCCGACTGCGTTTAATACAGCCCTTAGCAGTCAAGGCGTAGAAAGAAGCGGAACCCCTCAATCGACTTGCGTGGGAGTGGAACGGGAGGAACGCGAGGGTGCATTAACGCCCGAGGAACGCTGCGAACAACCCGAACAGAAGGATAAACCAATCCTGGATACCAGCGCTGTTACGCCGCAACCCGAGCGCGATCGCTGA
- a CDS encoding CIA30 family protein, producing MTQRQNWNPGRFLKTVTFFELFPFLNLIPCLKTMILGRQPQPTSPFSNSRVGTILVVGETEELNAQIVKHLRAKNYPVRVLTSELAGIESRANSEAEYYRGSLQDKASFSAELMAGVQTMIASSVDASAMDNLVQVATRSLGTDPTTTTLFDFRQPTADLAAIWGAVDDVVMGGVSESNLRFVNDCAVFAGNVSVANSGGFASVRNRNFSPPLDLSSYEGIQLRVKGDGQRYKFILRCEGKWDGVSYCYSFNTAPNNWIDVRIPFDELIPTFRAKTVNDAPKFDSSKTYSMQLMLSKFEYDGNLNPRFVPGVFELQWESIQAYGKTAVPKLIYVSLGDEGLERQVLESGVSYAIIRGENTTSEEISRRCVQAVNSPRESVN from the coding sequence ATGACTCAGCGACAAAATTGGAATCCAGGTCGTTTCTTAAAAACGGTAACTTTTTTCGAGCTATTTCCCTTCCTCAATTTAATTCCCTGCCTTAAAACAATGATTCTCGGACGACAGCCACAACCCACCTCTCCCTTTAGCAACAGTCGAGTAGGTACGATTTTAGTTGTTGGAGAAACGGAAGAACTAAACGCGCAAATTGTCAAGCATTTACGAGCCAAAAATTATCCCGTGCGGGTTTTAACAAGCGAATTAGCTGGTATCGAATCGAGGGCAAATTCTGAGGCAGAATATTATCGAGGAAGCCTGCAAGATAAAGCGAGTTTCAGTGCGGAACTCATGGCGGGCGTACAAACGATGATTGCTAGTTCCGTCGATGCGTCAGCGATGGATAACCTCGTGCAAGTTGCCACGCGATCGCTCGGAACCGATCCAACAACAACAACCCTGTTTGACTTTCGTCAACCCACTGCCGATTTAGCAGCAATTTGGGGCGCAGTCGATGATGTCGTTATGGGTGGCGTGAGCGAAAGTAATTTGCGATTTGTAAATGATTGTGCTGTATTTGCCGGTAATGTTTCTGTTGCCAACTCAGGCGGATTTGCTTCCGTGCGAAATCGTAATTTTTCGCCACCCTTAGATTTATCGAGTTATGAAGGGATTCAGTTGCGAGTAAAAGGCGACGGTCAGCGCTATAAATTTATTTTACGGTGCGAAGGGAAATGGGATGGGGTAAGCTATTGCTATTCATTTAATACAGCCCCTAACAATTGGATTGATGTCCGGATTCCCTTCGACGAACTGATTCCGACGTTTCGCGCCAAAACGGTGAATGATGCGCCGAAGTTTGATTCCAGTAAGACTTATTCTATGCAGTTGATGTTGAGTAAGTTTGAGTACGATGGCAACTTAAATCCTCGGTTTGTGCCGGGAGTGTTTGAGTTGCAGTGGGAATCGATTCAAGCTTACGGTAAGACTGCCGTACCAAAGTTAATTTATGTTAGTTTGGGCGACGAGGGTTTAGAACGACAAGTTCTAGAAAGTGGTGTGAGTTACGCGATTATTCGGGGGGAAAATACAACATCTGAGGAGATTTCTCGCCGTTGCGTGCAAGCTGTGAATTCCCCTAGAGAGTCAGTCAATTAG
- a CDS encoding GTPase, producing MSDFPPSEERSPEATSPENPPRSLRESWTERAGKVWNEATSRLSSATSNLTRVLPVEPATQAVVGWFSVSEQQVAEILETLRAQLPTTEAILLGKPQAGKSSIVRGLTGVSEEIVGQGFRPHTQHTERYAYPSEDLPLLIFTDTVGLGDINRNTEAIIEELGAELQQKQDRARILILTVKINDFATDTLREIARSLHQQYPQIPVLLAVTCLHEVYPPGTEDHPPYPPEFEDIDRAFNALKQSFEGICDRAVLLDFTLEEDAYNPVFYGLESFRDTLADLLPEAEARAIHQLLDGETGQQIGNLYRDVARRYILAFSVMAATAAAFPLPLATMPVLTALQVSMVGLLGNLYGQKLSPSQAGGTVSAIAGGFLAQAIGRELVKFIPVLGSAIAASWAGAYTWALGEGACVYFGELMGGRKPDPKKIQAAMQQAYEEAKERFNN from the coding sequence ATGTCCGATTTTCCTCCTTCTGAAGAACGTTCTCCTGAAGCTACCTCCCCAGAAAATCCCCCTCGCTCCTTGCGGGAATCTTGGACGGAGCGAGCCGGGAAAGTTTGGAATGAGGCAACATCCCGCCTTAGCTCGGCAACCTCTAACCTGACTCGAGTTCTTCCTGTCGAACCTGCTACTCAAGCAGTTGTCGGGTGGTTTAGCGTCAGCGAGCAACAAGTTGCAGAAATTTTAGAAACTTTACGCGCCCAACTTCCCACAACGGAGGCGATTCTGCTTGGCAAACCGCAAGCGGGCAAAAGTTCGATCGTGCGCGGGCTGACGGGCGTTTCTGAGGAGATTGTCGGGCAAGGATTTCGCCCCCACACCCAGCATACAGAACGCTATGCCTATCCTTCGGAAGATTTACCGTTGTTAATTTTTACCGATACGGTGGGCTTGGGGGATATTAATCGCAATACAGAGGCGATTATTGAGGAATTGGGCGCAGAGTTGCAGCAAAAGCAGGATCGCGCCCGGATTTTGATTCTGACGGTTAAAATTAACGATTTTGCCACCGATACGCTGCGGGAAATTGCGCGATCGCTACACCAGCAATATCCCCAAATTCCCGTTTTATTAGCGGTGACTTGCCTCCACGAAGTCTACCCGCCCGGAACGGAGGATCACCCGCCCTATCCGCCAGAATTCGAGGATATTGACCGCGCCTTCAACGCCCTAAAACAGAGCTTTGAGGGAATATGCGATCGCGCCGTACTCCTAGACTTTACTTTAGAAGAAGATGCCTACAATCCCGTATTTTATGGCTTAGAGAGCTTTCGCGATACCTTAGCAGACCTCCTCCCGGAAGCTGAAGCGCGTGCCATTCACCAACTGCTGGACGGGGAAACGGGACAGCAAATCGGCAACTTATATCGGGATGTTGCGCGGCGCTATATTTTAGCCTTTTCGGTGATGGCTGCAACTGCGGCTGCCTTTCCTTTGCCGCTGGCGACAATGCCCGTGCTAACGGCGCTGCAAGTGTCGATGGTAGGGCTATTGGGGAATTTGTACGGGCAAAAGTTGAGTCCTTCGCAGGCAGGAGGAACGGTTAGCGCGATCGCGGGAGGATTTTTAGCGCAAGCGATCGGGCGGGAATTAGTTAAGTTTATCCCGGTTTTGGGCAGCGCGATCGCGGCATCTTGGGCGGGTGCATATACTTGGGCATTAGGCGAAGGGGCTTGCGTTTACTTCGGCGAACTCATGGGCGGCAGAAAACCCGATCCGAAAAAGATTCAAGCTGCCATGCAACAAGCTTATGAAGAGGCGAAAGAAAGGTTTAATAATTGA
- a CDS encoding photosystem II reaction center protein K has protein sequence MEAALLLAKLPEAYQLFDPLVDVLPLIPLFFLLLAFVWQAAIGFR, from the coding sequence ATGGAAGCCGCCTTACTACTTGCGAAGTTACCAGAAGCTTATCAACTCTTCGATCCTTTAGTCGATGTTCTGCCGTTGATCCCGCTGTTCTTCTTGTTGCTGGCCTTTGTCTGGCAAGCCGCGATTGGATTTAGATAG